One Natrinema sp. DC36 genomic window, TTGTAGAAGGCAGTCCAAATGAGTCAATATCTAATGGGGGTGAGAATTGAATGGGATGGCTTCAAAACGAAGTTGAGAATGCAATCGAGAACGTCATCGAGGATTTTACCGATGCACTTCTCGGCCTTGTCAATGACATTTATGAAGCGATCTTAGGTCCAATCGTCGGAGTTCCGACCCCAAAATCGGATTCGGGGTATATGGTTGTTGGAACCCCGGACAATGCGCCATGGGAGAGTCTGTACCAAGACGTATACCTCTCATACATCATGCCGCTGGCGATCATGCTGTCGGTTATCGCCTTTGCGTTCGTTGGACTCCGGGCAGGTTCGATGAGTGAGTACCGACGAAAACAGCTCCTGCGACGACTTGGTCTCGTATTTATGGGGACTTTTGTTTGGTTTCCACTTGTATCGATTCCGTTGCAGTTCATCGACGCAGTAGGTATGACGATTGCCCCAATCGACGAGATGTCGGCAGGACTCGGTGGCCTCATCCAATCCTCGCTTGGAGGCATGTTCACCATTCTTGCGATGGTCGTCATATCGAACTTCTTCTTAGTTATTGCAGGATTTGTCGTCGCTCTCCGGTGGATCGCACTCTGCGTCTTGACGCCGATCATGCCGCTACTGGGCGTTCTCTGGTCGATGGAAGTCTGGCCATTTAGTCCCGCGGCAAACATGGCACGTCAGGCTTCAGGGATCTATCCAGGCTTAGTGCTCGCTGGGATTCCGCCAGCCATCCTCTTCCGAATCGGCTGGGAGGTCGGTGGTCTCGAAACCTCTGTTGATGGACTTTTTTCGTTGTTCATCGGGTTGACGCTGATTCCTGCGGCGATTATCACGATGATCATGACGGTGTACTGGAGCAGCCCAGCAATACGGACCGTCGCACAGAAGGGCGTCTCGGCAACGAATCCTGCAGCAGCCGCATCTGGGGCTGCAAAGGCAAAACGCACCTCCGGAAAGGCTGTCCGGGGTGCCCGAAACGTCCATCGGGGATACGCGAACAATCAGGTTGGCGCAGTAACGAAGAGTGGCCAGACGACGCTTGGAGGTGGCAACTCGAAAGCCTATCAGCTCGGCGCATCGGCTCGGTCAACGAAGGCTCACGCTGGTCGGTACAACAATCTGCGGAAGTCGAAGACGGGCCGTATGCGAGACAAAGTCGCCGATGACGCTCGTAAGGCCACACAGAAGACATCGACTCGAGCAAAGCGCGGGCTCAAGAACACGAAACAGAAGGTCTCGCGGTGGTGATTTTGGATGAGTACGAATACAGCTGATAGCGAGTATAGTACGAGAAAGATCCATCAGTCATTGGGCGGTACTACGGCGTTCTTCCGAGGGTACACGATCGGCGAACTCATGCTGTTTCTCGCGGTGGCGTTCGTCACTGTCGTTGCAGCGACGTTCGTCCCTGCTGCACTGACGATCCCGGTACTGGGCTTCGGAATTATGCTCACGATCCTCCTATTCTTGCTCCATAAGGTGAAGCCCAGATACCTATGGCTCACCGAGTGGCTCGCTGCCCGGTTCGGCTGGGCGCTCAAGAACAAGGAGTATACCCACGGTGGTGAGGACAACAGCGAGGTTCGGTATCTGACTCGCTTACAACGGGTATATCCCCACGCTGTCGAGCGAACGGATGGTGCACTCGTCGGAGCGATGAAAGTCGAGCCAGCGAACATGGCCCTCGAGGACGACGATGCATGGGCGAAGGCTGTCCAGTCGCTTTCTGAGTTCGTTAACTCGACTGTGGACTTCCCGGTGAAGATCTATATCACCAGCCGAGAGGTCGACGATGACGATGTTATCCGTTCACACCAGGAACGACTCGGTGACGCTGATGTTCGGTCACGACCGGTCTTGAAGCGGCTTCTCGAGGAATACGTCACCGCGAACACGACCGAAAGCGGAGATATCGATTCAGAGACGACAACGATTCGCGAGTACTACCTCATCACTGCAGTGAACGATGATGATGTCGAACAATTCGACAAGACGGGTGATAGCGTCCTCGCCTATCTCGCAGAGATGCCCATGGTAGGTCGATTCTTCGACCGGTTCCAGACCGATGATCTGACTGACCCCGAGCGTGAGCGGCTCAAAGAAGAGCAACTCGAGGCACGACTCACACAGCTCCGACGCAGCGGCTCGTCGCTCTACCGGTGTTCAATTAGTCCGGTCGACGCATACGACCTCGCTCGGATCACGAAGGAGTACTGGTCGTGTCAGCCCGAGGAGTACGCTGATATCACGGATTCACTCGGCACGTTCCCGGTCGTCTCCCACGGGATTAGCGATGGTGTTCCAGCAACGCCCGACCCTGATGATGTCCTCGATGCAATGGACGAACCGACCAGTACGCCGGAATCGGCCTCGGACGATCGTACTGAAGATACTATCGACGAGGATCTCTCGAGTTCCTCCGGCGATCGATTGCCAGATACGTCGACGATGCACCAGTCGGTTCTCGCCCCGGCGACGGTCGATTGGGAGACGACCTACGCCGTGATCAACGACGAGGCGTACGTCCGTACATTCTGGGTCGAACAGTTCCCTGAGGAACCGTCGGATGGCCTCCTCGAGCGTCTGTTGCTCGAGACCGACCTTCAGACGGATATCAGCATCCACCTCGACCCGTTCGACAGCCAGTCGGCCCAAGACATGATGGCGGACTGGATCTCGGATTTGAAGATCAATCAGCACGACTCGAACAGCCTCCAATCCGAAGATCTTCAGGACGATATCGATCAGGCGAAATACATGCGGTCGCTTGTTCGCGCGAACAAAGCGTCGTTTTACCGCGGTGGCGTGTTCATTCGCCTCGCTGCTGACAGCGAGCAAGCGCTCGACAATCAGACGACTCGCTTGCGGTCGATCGTCAAGGATGCCCCGGCGAACTGTACGCTCAAGGTTGCGAGCCGGTGGCAGGAACGTGGCCTCGCAACAGTGTCACCGCTCGGGACGAACGAACTCGGTCGCGATCGGATGTCCACACTGACGAATCAGGCGATCGGCGCGATGTTCCCGTTCTCGTCGAACTACCAGATGATGGACGGCGGCATCGAGTATGGCTATCACGGTCACAACGGCTCCCCCATCCGAATCAACCCGTGGGAACTCGAGACTGGGCATAGCGAACTCGTTGTCGGAATGCCGGGTGCTGGGAAGACGTTCGGCGACATCATGCGCCACCTTCGGATGATGAAGCGGCACAACGACACGATGCTCGTCCTCGTCGATCCAGTCGGCGGCTTCCGTGGTATCGCGGACGCTTTGAACGCGAAAACGATTACCGTCGGCGGCGACACGAAGCTGAACCCGCTCGAGATCCGAGAGACGCCACAGCACGTCCTCGAGTCCAACGGTGGCATCTCTCCACTCTCAGCGAAGAAAGACGAGGTCTACGCCATTCTCGAGAACTTCCTCGACGCTCGTGATATCGAACTCGGAGCCGAGACTGGTGTCCTCTCGTATGTCATTGACGAGGCCTACCGACTAGCGGGGATCGTCGAGGATGATGTCTCGACGCATACCTCGAAGAACTCACCGACGATGCAGGACGTCCATCAGATTCTCTGTGATATCGCCGAGAATCCAGATGAGCACAATATTGCGGCATCCGAATCCGCTCGCGAGCGTGCCGCACAATATGCAGACGAACTCGCAATCGCGTTTCAGCCCTTCCGAGAGGGCGGTGCCTACGAAAATCTCTCACACCGCTCGGAGATCAATATCCTCGAGGGCGACAACAAGGTCATCTACATCGATCTCGGTCAGATCGAGGGCAGCGCATCAGGAATCGACCGCCAGACGTTCCTGATGCAACTCCTGCTCTCGACGATCTATCAACAGGCGAAGAACACCCAACGGAACGTCGAAATCGCGATCGACGAAGCGCACTACCTCTTCGAGGACCAGGCGAACCTGGACTTTCTCGAGACGGCGTTCCGGCACCAGCGCCATGCTGGCCTTCGAATGGTTCTCCTCTCTCAGACAGCCCAAGAGTTCTACGAAACCGAGCAGGCCGAGAAAATTATCGGGATGTGTCCAATCAAGGTCTTTCACAAACTGCCCGATTTGGACGACGAGACAGCCGACAAAATCGGCCTCACAGAGGAACAACGTCGGTACGTTCGACGGGCTGATGCAGGCAAGGAAGACCTCGGCTACAGTCAATCGCTTGTTCGCGTCGAAGAACACGGAACGTATCCGCTGCACGTCGTCGCCGACGACTTCGAGAAGCGCGTCATCAACTACGAACCCGACGACCGGGAATTCATCCAACAGGCGATTAGCGACCAGCCTGAAGAACTCGTTGACTTCGAACGGTTCGTGGAAAATGAGGCGCGGATGAACGCACTCACCAGTCGCTATGGACTCTGTGAGGCAGAGGCGACTCGAATTCTCGATAATGGCTTCACTGAAGACGAGATCATCGAGGCGATAGTCGCGACCGCGCGACAGAGCGACACGGCGGAGACATCTGCTCTCGCCGATAGCGGTGACGATGCAATACGGTTCGACGAGGAGGTGAATGACGATGTTTAGCTGGCTTTTCAGCGGCGGTGCACAGTACGACGCAACACAGATAGAGTTCGAAGAGCCGTTCGTCCAGCACCCGGAGAGTGCGCCCGGTATTCTGCTCAGAATCCGACCCTTCAAAGAGAATCAAGGAGTCGTCGACGGCGCTGGACTGCTCCAGTCGGTCCACGACGTGACGACGAACTTCCGGGGGAAGAACATGAGCAACCATCACACCTTCGAGGTCTGGTTCGACGAGGGGAAGATCAAGTTCTACATGCACGCTGCAACCGAGGCAGCCGCCGACAAGTTCCGCCGCCGCGTCGGGAATAACTACGCTAACAGCGAGGTCTTTCCCGTCGAGGGTGGCCACGCGTTCCCCGTCATCGAGCCCCACGAGTACGTCGCTGGCGCATGGCTGGAGATGGAGAAGATTCCTTATTACCCGATTCGCCACCACAATAGTGAGGGATTCGAGACGGACCCATACGGCGAGATCACGAGCGAGATGCTCTCACTCGACGAGAGTAAGGTTGTTACGCAGGTCGTCTTTCGACCGGCGAAGCAGTCCTGGACGGACGGCGACCAGTTCAAGCACAACAGCGTTGATGACCTGGCCCACGCGCTCCGCCAGGGAACGTCGGTCGGATGGTTGAATCCTCGGACGCGACCAGCGAGCGAGAAGGACAAGCAGGCGGCGAGAACCATCGAACAGCAGCGCGGCGAACAGGCGTTCCACGTCAATATCCGTATAGTCGCAATCTCAGCGGACAAAGACGAAGCTGAGGCCCGTGCGCGCGGCGTCGCAGGGATGTTCAGAAAGTACTACAACGCGATTACTGAGCAGGGTCTCGACGATATGCCAGTGTACCATCGGAAGCAGGGCAAGCGTGCAAGTCAACTCCGCCAACACGTCACTCGGATGGCCGACCGCGAGTGGACCGACCGGCGCATGATCATGACCGTCGACGAACTCGCCGGCGTCGCACATATCCCGAACAACGAGATCGAGACGCCGAACATCGACTGGCGATACACGCAACGGGGTGACCGCGTCCCCGCCGATGCCGTTCAGTATGAGCGACACACGACCAGTGACGGTCCCCAGAAGCGCCAGGCTGGACAGGGAGGGCAGGATGGTGTTTGAACGCTTCTTCGGTCGTGGAAACAGTGACCAGTCGGTGCACTCTGATGCAGGCTCGTCTTCGAAAGGACCGACAAGAGCCGAAGAGGCGAGTGCCGATCTCCAGACCGAACCAGACGAACGTGCAGACGTGAGTGATACGTCCGACCCAACACCAGATTCGCGGTCTCGAGTCAGTAAAACGTATGAAATCACCGAACAAGATACTACCTACGTCGGTGGGAAGCCTATCATCACCGAAACAGCCAGTGAGGGCACTGTCGCGGGATCGCACGTCCGCGAGATGTTCGAATCAGGTGCCACAACGTCGACCGCGCCGCTTTGGATCGGCTACGACGAAGATGCGCAACGTGGGTTCCGCGAAGCACCGCTCCGATTCGAGTCCCTCTTCCGGCATATCTGGATCACGGGCACCACCGGCTACGGGAAAACAACGGAGTTGCTGAACATGATGGTCCAGTGGGCGTATTCAGGATATGGATTCGTCTACTTCGATCCGAAAGGGCGAGACTCCCGTGAGCTCCTGCGGAAACTCCCCGAAGACCGTCTTGACGACGTCGTTTGGATTGAACCTGGGTCGTCAAAGCACGACAAGACGGTCGGGCTGAACTTCCTCGAGGTTCCCGACTGTGATACAGAGGAAGAGCGCGAAAACGAGATTGAGAATCGCATCGAGAATCTGAAGGCGATCTTCGATACGGACGAGTACTGGGGCATCAATATGGAGTCGATCACCGAGTCAATGGGACGAGCGATGATGCAGTCCGAGAGACCGTTCTCAGTGATCGACATGTACTTCACGCTGTTGAACGCCGAGCGGCGTGAAGAGTTTGCTCTCGATGTCGACGATCCGTATGTGCAGGAGTTCTGTCTCGAAATCGCACGGATGGATGACGAGACAGTCCGGCCACTCCTGAAGCGAATCAAATCCTGGGTCGAAAACTCGGTCATCCGACGAATCATCTCCCACCGCGAGAGCACGATCGATTTCCGCGATATTATCGACAACGACCGAATCGTTATCGTCCGCACGCCCGTCGAGAATACGGACATCAAGAAGATGGTCACACTCGGCGTGATGCGGAATCTCTGGAGTGCAATTCAGCAGCGGTCGTATGAACGCGATACCGACCCAGATCCGTATTTCGTCCTCTGTGACGAGTTCGACGACATCGCCAGCGACAATCTCGATATCGAGTCAATGCTCGCTCGTGCTCGGTCGATGCGGCTCTCCGTGACGCTCGCCTCTCAGTACCCCTCGCAGTTCGACGAGGACACGCTCAAGGCGATGCAGAACAACTGCGACAATCTCATCGCGTTCTCAGTGAATGACGTAGACGATGCCCAACTCCTGATGAAGCGGTTCCGAGACTACACTGCAGAGGACCTGATCTCAACTGACCAGTATCAGGTCTGGACGAAACTGCCTCTCGATGGCGGTCGGTACTCAGAACCCGTCCTCCTCCGCTCGTTCCCACCGTATCCACCACTACGGTCGGCTGATGCGGTCGACGACATCATCGAGCAGAGTTTGGACCGTTACGGGACCGAGCCGCTGACCGACGCTGAAATCATGCAGAATCTCATCTACAGCGACCCCCACGAGGCAGCGAACCCGACGAAGATATTGGATGAAACGATGGCGGAGTCGATCCGTGCAGTACAGATTCGGGAGGGTGTACGGGCGGAAAACGGCTGGGTGGATGTCACTGCCGTTGACGAGGAACTCTCGATCCGCCTTGAGAACACCCAGCCCGACATCGACTATGCATACGAGGACCTTCCGGACGTGCGTGAAGCATCGCGGTTGCTTGAAGTCGATCTGAAGAACGACGATATCGTTGCCCGCCTCTCTGACGAGGGGGAAACGACAGTCCAGCCTGAGACGGGGACTGTCGGATCGGCAGGGGGAACGAGCCATGATGCAGTCCTCATGGATACCGAAACGGCGCTTACCGAACGCGGATTCAGTGTCAATATCCTCGAACAGGACGGGAGCGAGCAGCCCGACGCCACCGCGACCCACCCAAACCACGACGTCGTCTTCAACATCGAGGCCGAGACGACGACACCGGACCGGCCAGCGAAGGTCTTGCAGAACCTCAAACGGGCCCACGAGACCGACCGGATACCACTCTTTGTCGTCCGGCCTGGTGACTCCGATACGAAGTGGGCTAAACGAATCGAGAACATCCTCTCGCCGCCGTTGCGAGAGCGGGCGGACGGCACCGAGCAGTTCTATAATCGCGACGAGCTCGTGATGTTCGGCGGTGGCGCGACGGCTCACGGTGGAGTAACCGCCGTTCGACCACGCACTGCAGACACAAATCGGACTGTCTGGACGCGCGATAACGGCGAGCGCGTGCTTTCGGACGGCGAGACGGAGTTCGCCCGCGTTCCAGACGAGGGTACGCTCTCCAAAGACGGTGTTCCGGCCTACTATAGCCACGACCGAGAAACCGGCCAGTACACGGTCCACAAACCCGGAGAGACCTGCGTCTATGACTCGAAAGACGATTTCGAAGAGGATTGGACGCCCATCAAACGACCGTTCATCCCCAACATCGAGTTGCCGGATGCAGACTATTCACGTGACAGCTACATCGTACTGATTCTGCCAGCTGACGGTAGTCCACTGATTTTCCAGCATGGAGAAACGTATGTGCTGTCCGAGAACCCCGACTTCGAGGAGCTATGGCCCGACGATTCCAACGGTGATTCAGGCCGAGTTGAGGTTTCGACGATTCGTCGTGGTGGAAATCCTCCGTCAGATGGTGAGGCATCTGATTCGCCATCGAAAGATGAGACGGTGGACATCGACCCGGACGGTGACGGTGTTGAAGCGTTCACGGCAATGTACGTCAGGCAGGCCGATGGAGCCAAAGTTCCACAGGATGATCTGTTTCAGGCGTACGCTACCTGGACTGACCAGCACGATATTGACGGGACAACCAAAGGCTGGTTTACCCGGAAGCTACGGAACGTCGTCAACCTCGAGACCGACCGGTCCAGAGTGGACGGTGACCGCGTACAGTTCTACGTCGGACTCTCCCTGACAGAAGAGGGGCAGACACTCCTCGGACAATGATATCTGACAGAATTATGATGTACTGTAATAGCGGTTCTACGGGTATCCTTGTTCGAGGGAATCGAGTCCTCCATTCTCTCCGAGATAGCCCCTTACACAGCCAGAATACAGCATCTGAATTATCTGTCCACGCAGACTGGATTTCCAAGGAAACTCTATGGAGGGAGTTGTCCACGCAGAACCGCATGACGGGAGTGCTGTCCATGCAAAATAACCCGCCAAAGCCAACTAGTATACACTGGGTTCCATCCGCAGAACGATGCGGGGACAGGCAGCTTGAACATTATACACAAAATCGACATTTCTATCTGTATCCTGATATAGTTTGTTCGAGGGATTCAGTAAGTGCCTCCCGAGGGAATCACTAATGAGTTTTATTGCATCACTCGATAGGACAGTACTCCCAGCAGACTTGCGAGACCGCGACCAGTGGGTCTGTTGGAAAGAAGAACTTCGAGATGGGAAGCCGACGAAGATACCGGTGACGCCAGGTAGTGGTGCGTTCGCGTCATCAACGGATCCGGAGACATGGATGTCGTTCGAGATAGCGCTTGAGTACGCCGACACGGAGAACGCCGATGGCATCGGATTCGTCTTTACCGACAATGATCCCATCGTCGGCGTAGATCTGGATGACTGTCGAGATCCCGAAGGCGGCGACATCGACGATACAGCGCTGGACATCATCGAGCGACTCGATTCCTATACGGAGATTTCTCCGTCAGGTACTGGGTTTCATGTGCTCATCGAGGGAGAACTCCCAGATGGGCGGAACCGCCGTGGCAGTATCGAACTGTACGACACCGCTCGGTTTTTCACCGTTACCGGCGACCGCCTCGAGGACACGCCAACTCGCGTTGCACGTCGGCAGGATGCGCTGGTAGCGATCCATCGTGAGTACGTTCAAGACTCTGAACCGGATCCAGAACACGAATCTGGAGACTATAGTTCCAGTGAGAAGCAAGCAGCGACGGGCAGTGCAGCCGATACCAACGTCGACCTCAAGGACGAGGAACTGCTCGAGCGAGCACGGAACGCATCGAACAGCGAGAAGTTCGAGCGGTTGTGGCGTGGCTCGACTGCTGGTTACGAGAGTCAGTCAGAGGCGGACATGGCATTGTGCTGTCTGCTGGCATTCTGGACTGGTGGTGACCACCAAACGATGGACCGGCTTTTCCGCCAATCAGGACTGCTCCGAGACAAGTGGGATGAAGTCCACTACGCTGACGGCTCTACGTATGGCGAAAAGACTATCGAGCGAGCAATTGCGAGTACCTCCGAGTTCTACGATCCCGACACTCGAGATACGTCAACCGAATCTGTTTCCAGAACGAGCGAGTCGTCGACCAGTGCTAGCCGTGACGACTCGGAGCAGAATCGGAATCATGCGTATCTGGTTGAGAAGAACCGACTGTTGACTGACCGCGTCGATGAACTCGAGGCCACGCTCGAACAGAAAACTGAACGTATCGATCGCCTCGAGACAACGATCGAAGATCTCAGAACCGAACTTTCAGAGCGTAACCGAGAGATCGAGCAGGCTCGAGAAGAACAAGCCGGGACAACGTCCGACTGTGATACCGCTTCAGAGACATCCTCTCTATGGGGACGATTATTCGGCGATAGGTCCAAGTAACAGTCATTGGGAGGACCGTTTCTTCAATTCAGAATAAGGTATGAAGGGACACTCGACAGAACAATGGTTATGAGGGAGACGACCTCGTTGAGGAGAGAGGAGTACACTTCCACCGAAAGCCCTCGGCCGCTCGGCATCCCGCGCCTCGCTCCCTAGGATTTGGTTTCGTGGCGCTCCTTGCAGTTACACCGGGAATGCGCATCGGCGAACTCGACAGCGTACGAGTGAACTTCCTCAGCTAGCTCGTGCATCCCAACTGCCAGATCTCGACCGGGTCGATCAATATCGTAATAGATCCGGGCACGATGTTCCGATCGGAACGCATCAATCCGGGCAGGCACACCCGTATCAGAGAATACCCCGCGACTTTCGATGTCTTCGAACACTTGCTCATGCTTTCGGAAATCAGACGATTCAGCAGCAGTCTGATCCACCAAGTAGAACTGGAACGACCGTTCGATGGCGTTGAACGACAACTCGACAATACTGACGTAGTTATTTGTCCCGCTGCGTAATTGACGGCACGTTCCTAGCATCGCACATGCTTTCCCCAGTTGTACGTCAGCATCCGTTTGCTGCCACGACAACGAGTCTTGAACAGGGCCTGTTTCCTCGTCGGCTAACAACGACTCAACGTGCTCGACAGCGTCAACGACGTCTTCAAGTCCCATCCGCGAACACCTCCTGTTTCACCGCGTCGAGAACTGGGGTGTCGTGAAGCGTGATCCCTTCCACGAGCACGTCACGGATTCGGTCGTGCGTTACTGCTGAGTCGCGCGTCTCAACGACGATGTGCGGTTCGAATCGATCTCCATCGAACTGTTCCGACGTGATATCTTCCTCAATGTCGTGAGCCGCTCGTTGCGCCGCCATTCGACCATCATCGACAACGACGAATACGTCGATATCGCTTGCCCGGTCGGCGTCACCACGAGCGACACTCCCGAACAACACAATCGCTGCATGATCACCGATACGGTCTATAAGCCGATTCCGAACAGTTCGCACTGGGTCATGGAACTCGGATTGCGGAATTGTGGTAACAGGATCATCACTGTGAACGAATCTTTTCGGGTTGATCTGTACGGCATTTGACCTGCCGTCGCGATCAACGTGAATTATACCGAGGGCTTCGAGGGAGAGAACAGCGGCATTCACGTTCGACATTCCTCTTTCCGTCAACCGGTGGAGTTCACGGTTCGAGAAGGCCGTATCTGGATTATCTGCGAGTACGTGAAGGATGTCAGTCGCTGCGCGGTGTCGGAACGCCTCGCGGTCACCGAGCGGAATCGGGAGGCAAACGTACGTTCCCTCACATCCATCCGATGTCCGAACGGTGTCACGGTTCATGAACCGTAATGCGGTTCGGTCGCTATTAAGTGTTCCGTCCACGTGCACTACTTCAGGTATGTTCTTCGAACCGGTGATCGGTCGATGATACATAGACACCCTGTACTTGTCGTTTGTTCGATATCCGTGTCGAGGACGTGAGGATTATTTTACGACATGTCTGTGTGAGTGTCTCGGACTATCGGGGTTGGACTGGAGGTAACGCTCGAGGAGGAAGATATCTCGAGAAGAGAGGGAAAGAGGAGTACATTACCCCGAAAGCCCGCCAGGCAGAGCTGAAGTTGGGGTGCTTTGAGCGTTCCTTGACTGGTGTGAACGGGACGGCACGCTCTGCTCGCCTTCCCTCCCTCTGCATCGCTCGCGACCGACCATTCCGGGCTGCTCGCTCCCGGTGGTCGCTGTGCTGCCGGGCTTTGGTTTCGACGCCAGCGGGTAACCGCGAGGGGTTGCGCGGCGTAGCTGCTCACCCCCCACGGTTACTCCGCTGGACGCTCGCGCCGGTCGTCTCGGCGCGCGGTGCTGGCTGGTGGGGGTGAGTGTCCCGCTCTACTCGCGCCTCAGGGGACCTGAAGGCGCGAGCGAGAGCGGTTGCAGGAGACGAGTATAGTTGGGACTGAGAGGTGTTGGAGTGAAGACGCGTTGGAAAGCGCCTTCGGAGCTAAGCAATGAGTTCTACGAACTTCCGAGATGATAAAACTTCGGCTGAATCGACTGTCAACCAAGATGCGGCTGCGGAGAAGACGGACGCAGGCGTGGAAGATCCGTTCGCGGAAGACATCGTGGACGAGACGCCGGAGTTCTCGCCGAGTGTCGAGCAAGAAATCAATACGAAAGTCGAGACGAACCACCCGGAGACGGTGGTTGGACGTGAGGAGAACGAGTTCGGACACCTGCCACTGGCACAGGAAGAGCGGATTCGGGCTCGAGAGGAGGAACTCGAGTTGATCAGCGCAAAGGCGACGTTCGGAACGCAAGAGGGGCGAGAGAAGCGGACGCGAGAGATCGTGGTCGAGCAGCGCCGAGAGCGGCGGGTCGAACGGGTGGACCCCCGTTCGGAGCTGGAGCAAGAGCAGTTGGCGGAGGTCAACACACAATCGGTGCGAATCACGGAGACGGTGCGTGGGGGTCCAAGCCGGGCGGCAGTGAGCCGTGGACTGGCGGAGAAGGTGACGGACGGGACGTCGATGATCGACGCAACCCTCGAGGAGATGGACGAAGTGAAAGCCGAGTCGGGAACGATCGTCGACCTCGCAGACGTACCGGAGGTGGAGGCAGGCGAAGTGGACGTGGAAGGCGAGATCATCAAACTGTGGGACCCCTCGCAGCCGTCGATCAGCCAAGTTGGGTTGATCGCGGATGCGACCGAGAAGATGAAGTTCACGATCTGGGAGAACTCATACCAGACGAACGTGAGTGAGGGCGAAACGGTGCGGATCAGGAACGCGGCGAAGAACTGGCACAACGAGCGATGCAGCCTGGCTGTGACCGGCTGGAGCCGCCTCGAGTTCCCCGAACGCGGGCGGTGGTGGACTTAGGAATAGCGTAGCCGCCCTCTTTTTTGTGTGTCCAACCACACGCTCGCTTCGCTCGCGTCCTCCCCAGCCTCCTCGCTTTGCTCCCTGTGGTCGCATCGCTCGTCCCTCGCACGTTCTGCGCGCTAAAGCGCGCATTCATCGCGCGCCACCGCTGGCACGGCGAACTACGGTGCGGCAGCCGCCGTGTCGCCAGTCTCTGGATCGAAGGGGAGGTTGATGACGAGTTCGTCGAACCAGACGACCGGGCGCTTACTCTGGCCGTCTTCCTCGAAGAAGATGATGCC contains:
- a CDS encoding DNA-binding protein encodes the protein MSSTNFRDDKTSAESTVNQDAAAEKTDAGVEDPFAEDIVDETPEFSPSVEQEINTKVETNHPETVVGREENEFGHLPLAQEERIRAREEELELISAKATFGTQEGREKRTREIVVEQRRERRVERVDPRSELEQEQLAEVNTQSVRITETVRGGPSRAAVSRGLAEKVTDGTSMIDATLEEMDEVKAESGTIVDLADVPEVEAGEVDVEGEIIKLWDPSQPSISQVGLIADATEKMKFTIWENSYQTNVSEGETVRIRNAAKNWHNERCSLAVTGWSRLEFPERGRWWT